A single region of the Pseudomonas sp. VD-NE ins genome encodes:
- a CDS encoding endonuclease/exonuclease/phosphatase family protein has product MSSDPKRHVVDAPVIHRLRVLTVNTHKGFTALNRRFILPELREAVRSTSADLVFLQEVVGEHERHSNRYNEWPQTSQYEFLADSMWSDFAYGRNAVYPDGHHGNALLSKYPIREYRNLDVSITGPERRGLLHCVLDVPGHAEVHAICVHLSLLESHRQLQLQLLCQLLESLPDDAPVIIAGDFNDWQLQGNAALARRNYLHEAFERHHGRPAKTYPARFPLLRLDRIYLRNASSRDPQILGNKPWTHLSDHLPLAVEVHL; this is encoded by the coding sequence GTGTCCAGCGATCCCAAGCGTCATGTTGTCGACGCGCCCGTCATCCATCGTCTAAGGGTGCTGACGGTCAACACCCACAAGGGTTTCACCGCGCTCAATCGGCGCTTCATCCTGCCGGAGCTGCGTGAAGCGGTGCGCAGCACCTCGGCTGACCTGGTGTTTCTGCAAGAAGTGGTGGGTGAACACGAACGGCATTCGAACCGCTACAACGAATGGCCGCAAACCTCGCAATACGAATTTCTCGCCGACAGCATGTGGAGCGACTTCGCCTACGGGCGCAACGCTGTCTACCCCGACGGCCATCATGGCAATGCGCTGCTGTCGAAATACCCGATCCGTGAATACCGCAACCTCGATGTGTCGATCACCGGCCCCGAACGCCGTGGCCTGTTGCACTGTGTGCTCGATGTGCCGGGTCACGCCGAAGTCCATGCGATTTGCGTGCACCTCAGTCTGTTGGAAAGCCATCGGCAATTGCAGTTGCAACTGCTCTGCCAGTTGCTCGAATCCCTGCCAGACGATGCCCCGGTGATCATCGCCGGTGACTTCAACGACTGGCAGCTACAGGGCAACGCCGCCCTCGCCCGTCGCAATTACCTGCACGAAGCCTTCGAGCGCCATCATGGGCGCCCGGCGAAGACCTATCCGGCGCGGTTTCCGTTGCTGCGACTGGATCGGATCTATCTGCGCAACGCCAGTAGCCGTGACCCGCAAATCCTCGGCAACAAGCCATGGACGCATCTGTCCGATCACCTGCCGCTGGCTGTCGAGGTGCATCTTTAG
- a CDS encoding PIG-L deacetylase family protein — MKPLTLSDSSSSAQIWNSAAQLDNIPVINTRSLVPDGARAVVIAPHPGDEVVTCGGLLQLLSSLGHPLQLLSITDGSASHPGSRQWSEKRLSVFRPQESVEALRRLGLPMHSLKWVRGGFTDNALCDQQAQVTEFISRYLRPGDVVFSTWRGDGNDDHEAVGRASAQAAEQAGATFHDVPVWAWHWPERDQQLIPWERARKLRLDTWTVARKSHATHAYASQLNGEPAIGIAPMLPPVILERMRLPYEIVFV; from the coding sequence ATGAAACCGTTAACCCTCAGCGACAGCAGTTCGTCGGCGCAAATCTGGAACAGCGCCGCGCAACTGGACAACATCCCCGTCATCAATACCCGCAGTCTGGTGCCCGACGGTGCCCGCGCCGTGGTCATCGCGCCGCATCCGGGCGATGAAGTGGTCACTTGCGGCGGCCTGCTGCAATTACTTTCCAGCCTCGGTCATCCGCTGCAACTGCTCTCGATCACCGATGGCAGCGCCAGCCATCCGGGTTCGCGGCAATGGTCGGAAAAGCGCCTGAGCGTATTCCGCCCGCAGGAAAGCGTCGAAGCCCTGCGCCGTCTCGGCCTGCCAATGCACAGCCTGAAATGGGTGCGCGGCGGCTTCACCGACAACGCTCTGTGCGACCAGCAAGCGCAAGTGACCGAATTCATCAGCCGCTACCTGCGCCCCGGCGACGTGGTGTTCAGCACCTGGCGCGGCGATGGCAACGACGACCACGAAGCGGTGGGCCGGGCCAGTGCGCAAGCGGCGGAACAGGCTGGCGCGACTTTTCACGATGTACCGGTTTGGGCCTGGCACTGGCCTGAACGCGACCAGCAACTGATTCCTTGGGAACGCGCGCGCAAACTGCGCCTCGACACCTGGACCGTGGCGCGCAAGAGCCACGCCACTCATGCGTATGCCAGCCAGCTCAACGGTGAACCGGCGATCGGCATAGCGCCGATGCTACCGCCGGTGATCCTCGAAAGAATGCGCCTGCCCTACGAAATCGTATTCGTCTGA
- a CDS encoding glycosyltransferase, translated as MIGILIPAHNEEDLLDDCLNAAMRASRHGLLAGEKVEVLVVLDSCTDRSAQIVSRYPVLSLHIDARNVGQARAAGAQLLLERGARWISCSDADSRVADDWLVAQLGLGADAVCGTVTVERWHESFDEAAQIRYHRDYRACDGHRHIHGANLGISADAYRWAGGFKPLACDEDVQLVRELELDGANIAWSHRPQVLTSARFDSRARGGFGDYLRNLAQMEQKKADQIDL; from the coding sequence ATGATCGGCATTCTGATCCCGGCGCACAATGAGGAAGATCTGCTCGACGACTGCCTGAACGCGGCCATGCGCGCCAGCCGCCACGGTTTGCTGGCCGGTGAAAAGGTTGAGGTGTTGGTGGTGCTCGACAGTTGCACCGATCGTTCGGCGCAGATTGTCAGTCGCTATCCGGTGCTGAGCCTGCACATCGACGCGCGCAACGTCGGCCAGGCCCGGGCGGCCGGCGCACAGCTGTTGCTGGAGCGCGGAGCGCGCTGGATCTCCTGTTCGGACGCCGACAGCCGCGTCGCCGACGACTGGCTGGTGGCGCAGCTGGGGTTGGGTGCAGACGCGGTATGCGGTACCGTCACTGTCGAACGCTGGCATGAGTCGTTCGATGAGGCAGCGCAAATCCGCTACCACCGGGATTACCGTGCCTGCGATGGCCATCGGCATATCCACGGTGCCAATCTGGGCATCAGCGCCGATGCTTATCGCTGGGCCGGAGGCTTTAAACCGCTGGCTTGCGACGAAGATGTGCAGTTGGTGCGGGAGCTTGAACTCGACGGCGCGAACATTGCCTGGAGTCATCGCCCGCAAGTGCTCACCAGCGCGCGGTTCGACAGCCGTGCGCGCGGTGGCTTTGGTGACTATCTGCGAAATCTGGCACAGATGGAGCAAAAAAAAGCGGATCAGATTGATCTGTGA